Proteins encoded together in one Piliocolobus tephrosceles isolate RC106 chromosome 15, ASM277652v3, whole genome shotgun sequence window:
- the PCYOX1 gene encoding prenylcysteine oxidase 1 gives MGRAVAELVSLLGLWLLLCSCGCPEGAELRAPPDKIAIIGAGIGGTSAAYYLRQKFGKDVKIDLFEREEVGGRLATMMVQGQEYEAGGSIIHPLNLHMKRFVKDLGLSTVQASGGLLGIYNGEALVFEESNWFIINVIKLVWRYGFQSLRMHMWVEDVLDKFMRIYRYQSHDYAFSSVEKLLHALGGDDFLGLLNRTLLETLQKAGFSEKFLNEMIAPVMRVNYGQSTDINAFVGAVSLSCSDSGLWAVEGGNKLVCSGLLQASKSNLISGSVMYIEEKTKTKHTGNPTKMYEVVYQIGTETHSDFYDIVLVATPLNRKMSNITFLNFDPPIEEFHQYYQHIVTTLVKGELNTSIFSSRPIDKFGLSTVLTTDNSDLFINSIGIVSSVREKEDPEPSTDGTYVWKIFSQETLTKAQILKLFLSYDYAVKKPWLAYPHYKPPEKCPSIILHDRLYYLNGIECAASAMEMSAIAAHNAALLAYHRWNGHTDMIDQDGLYEKLKTEL, from the exons ATGGGGCGCGCCGTCGCGGAGCTAGTCTCGCTGCTggggctgtggctgctgctgtgCAGCTGCGGATGCCCCGAGGGCGCTGAGCTGCGTGCCCCGCCAGATAAAATCG CGATTATTGGAGCCGGAATTGGTGGCACTTCAGCAGCCTATTACCTGCGGCAGAAATTTGGGAAAGATGTGAAGATAGACCTGTTTGAAAGAGAAGAGGTCGGGGGCCGCCTGGCTACCATGATGGTGCAGGGGCAAGAATATGAGGCAGGAGGTTCTATCATCCATCCTTTAAATCTGCACATGAAACGTTTCGTCAAAGACCTGG GTCTCTCTACTGTTCAGGCCTCTGGTGGCCTACTGGGGATATATAATGGAGAGGCTCTGGTATTTGAGGAGAGCAACTGGTTCATAATTAACGTGATTAAATTAGTTTGGCGCTATGGATTTCAGTCCCTCCGTATGCACATGTGGGTAGAGGACGTGTTAGACAAGTTCATgag gATCTACCGCTACCAATCTCATGACTATGCCTTCAGTAGTGTTGAAAAATTACTTCATGCTCTAGGAGGAGATGACTTCCTTGGACTGCTTAATCGAACACTTCTTGAAACCTTGCAAAAGGCCGGCTTCTCTGAGAAATTCCTCAATGAAATGATTGCTCCTGTTATGAGGGTCAATTATGGCCAAAGCACGGACATCAATGCCTTTGTGG GGGCAGTGTCACTGTCCTGTTCTGATTCTGGCCTTTGGGCAGTAGAAGGTGGCAATAAACTTGTTTGCTCAGGGCTCCTGCAGGCATCCAAAAGCAATCTTATATCTGGCTCAGTAATGTACATAGAGGAGAAAACAAAGACCAAGCACACAG GAAATCCAACAAAGATGTATGAAGTGGTCTACCAAATTGGAACTGAGACTCATTCAGACTTCTATGACATCGTCTTGGTGGCCACTCCATTGAATCGAAAAATGTCTAATATTACTTTTCTCAACTTTGACCCTCCAATTGAGGAATTCCATCAATATTACCAACATATAGTGACAACTTTAGTTAAGGGGGAATTGAATACATCTATCTTTAGCTCTAGACCCATAGATAAATTTGGCCTTAGTACAGTTTTAACCACTGATAATTCAGATTTGTTCATTAACAGTATTGGGATTGTGTCCTCtgtgagagaaaaggaagatCCTGAGCCATCAACAGATGGAACATATGTTTGGAAGATCTTTTCTCAAGAAACTCTAACTAAAGCACAAATTTTAAAGCTCTTTCTGTCCTATGATTATGCTGTGAAGAAGCCATGGCTTGCATATCCTCACTATAAGCCCCCAGAGAAATGCCCCTCTATCATTCTCCATGATCGACTTTATTACCTCAATGGCATAGAGTGTGCAGCAAGTGCCATGGAGATGAGTGCCATTGCAGCTCACAATGCTGCGCTTCTTGCCTATCACCGCTGGAATGGGCACACAGACATGATTGACCAGGATGGCTTATATGAGAAACTGAAAACTGAGCTATGA